From a region of the Mobula birostris isolate sMobBir1 chromosome 28, sMobBir1.hap1, whole genome shotgun sequence genome:
- the LOC140189238 gene encoding histone H4: MSGRGKGGKGLGKGGAKRHRKVLRDNIQGITKPAIRRLARRGGVKRISGLIYEETRGVLKVFLENVIRDAVTYTEHAKRKTVTAMDVVYALKRQGRTLYGFGG, from the coding sequence atgtctggcagagggaaaggaggcaaAGGACTGGGCAAAGGCGGAGCCAAGCGGCACCGTAAAGTGCTCCGTGATAACATCCAGGGCATCACCAAACCGGCCATCCGCCGTCTGGCTCGCCGTGGCGGCGTCAAGCGGATCTCGGGTCTGATCTACGAGGAGACCCGCGGGGTGCTGAAGGTTTTCCTGGAGAATGTGATCCGGGATGCGGTCACCTACACTGAACACGCCAAGCGCAAGACGGTGACTGCCATGGATGTGGTGTACGCTCTGAAACGCCAGGGCCGCACTCTCTATGGCTTCGGCGGCTGA